From the genome of Chloroflexota bacterium:
CGCTTAAAGGGTGATTACTTCGCTATTGCTACACTGGGTTTTGCTGAGGCTACTCGTTTGGTTGTCGAGAATCTGGAAAAAATTACCGGGGGCTCACGGGGTATTCCTAGCATCCCTACTCGGACCTCCTTGCCCGTGATCTTAGCCGTCACCCTTTTCTGTGTCTGGCTAATACGGAATTATGTGTCCTCTCGTCATGGACGCAATTGCGTAGCGGTGCGTGAGGATCAACTGGCAGCGGAAGCCATTGCTGTGGATACTTTTCGCTACAAGCAAGTCTCCTTTGCGATCAATGGTGCTCTAGCGGGGCTTTCAGGGGGGTTCCTTGCTCACTACGTGGGGTTTATCCAACCCTCCATGTTCGGAATCCCCAAGTCTACTGAGCTAATCTCTATGGTGATTTTTGGCGGCATGCATAGCGTCACGGGCGCTGTTCTGGCTAGCATCATCCTCACTGCCCTACCTGAGGTTTTGCGTGTTGCATCGGCTTGGAGACTGGTTACTTATGGGGCTTTGGTCGTAACCATCATGGTGATCCGACCTGAAGGGCTGTTGGGCTCTTGGGAACTTAGCATAGGCTCGCTGCGGGAGCTCTGGGTCAGCGGGCGTAGACGTTTCCTGAAACAAAGCTGAGAGGGTTCTATGGCGCTTTTGGAAATTACAAACCTGAGCAAATTTTTTGGTGGAGTAAAAGCTGTTGACGATTTCAGCTATTCTCTAGACTCTGGCCACCTGCACGCTATTATCGGTCCGAATGGCGCGGGCAAAACAACGATCTTTAACCTGATCACTGGCATCTATCCACCAACGCGGGGCGAGATACGGTTCGATGGCCAACCGCTTACGAATCTGCCAGCTCACGAGATCGCCCAAAAGGGCATTGCGCGCACCTTTCAGAACATCCGCCTGTTTCCTGACTTCAGCGTGTTGGATAACGTGCGGACGGCCTGCCATCAGCAGGCGAACTACTCTATCCTCGAAGGGCTCTTCCCCACGCCGCGTCGCTTGAAACAGGAAAAGGTGCTGACCGAACAAGCGTATTCCCTGCTTGAGCTAGTCGGATTAGCTGACAGGGCGAAGGAACGCGCGAAGAATCTGCCTTATGGACATCAACGACGTCTTGAAATCGCGCGCGCACTTGCCTTGCAGCCTCGCTTGCTTCTACTGGATGAACCCGCTGCAGGGATGAATCCTGATGAAACCGAAAAGTTAATGGATTTCATCGAAGACATTAAAGAGAAATTTAATCTCACCATTTTGCTCATCGAGCACCACATGGAAGTGGTAATGGAGCTGTGCGACGACATCGTCGTGATTGACTTTGGCAAGAAGATTGCCCAAGGCACCCCAGAAGAAATCCAATCGAATGAGGCAGTCATCCAGGCCTACTTAGGAGCGGGAGAAGAACTATGACCCGTTTGCTAGAGATCAAAGACCTTTATGTTTCTTACGGTGGCGTGCAAGCGCTGCGCGGTATTTCCCTGCATGTTGATGAGGGCGAAATTGTTACCATCATCGGTGCCAATGGTGCGGGCAAGTCCACATTGTTGAATGCTATCTCGGGTGTGGTGCCTATCAGCAACGGCGAAATCATCTACGAAGGCCAACCTCTTCCGCGCAGGGCGCACCAAGTGGTAGCGAGAGGCATTGCCCAGGTGCCGGAAGGGCGGCAAGTCTTTGCCAATCTCACTGTGAAAGAAAACCTTAT
Proteins encoded in this window:
- a CDS encoding branched-chain amino acid ABC transporter permease, yielding MSGYFAGIAILTCVNLLAVLGLSLLTGFTGSFCFGQAGFMAVGAYVSTLMTMRLHAPFPLALLGGCLASLLVSIPLGYPTLRLKGDYFAIATLGFAEATRLVVENLEKITGGSRGIPSIPTRTSLPVILAVTLFCVWLIRNYVSSRHGRNCVAVREDQLAAEAIAVDTFRYKQVSFAINGALAGLSGGFLAHYVGFIQPSMFGIPKSTELISMVIFGGMHSVTGAVLASIILTALPEVLRVASAWRLVTYGALVVTIMVIRPEGLLGSWELSIGSLRELWVSGRRRFLKQS
- a CDS encoding ABC transporter ATP-binding protein, whose product is MALLEITNLSKFFGGVKAVDDFSYSLDSGHLHAIIGPNGAGKTTIFNLITGIYPPTRGEIRFDGQPLTNLPAHEIAQKGIARTFQNIRLFPDFSVLDNVRTACHQQANYSILEGLFPTPRRLKQEKVLTEQAYSLLELVGLADRAKERAKNLPYGHQRRLEIARALALQPRLLLLDEPAAGMNPDETEKLMDFIEDIKEKFNLTILLIEHHMEVVMELCDDIVVIDFGKKIAQGTPEEIQSNEAVIQAYLGAGEEL